Proteins encoded within one genomic window of Oncorhynchus tshawytscha isolate Ot180627B linkage group LG02, Otsh_v2.0, whole genome shotgun sequence:
- the LOC112236784 gene encoding SKI family transcriptional corepressor 2 isoform X1 gives MTAEWLHLPPPYPPGVGPLCGAELEAWYEDLQDILGSDGGGAKLARAPPCSEKEPEFLDVLESCSLTWLTDGVGVGGEVWDGGEGVQRVTIPEEPPTHPPHHTSSNTSHPSPAEERAERQGDREGGRDGERGGLLPPEFFELLNEGGVGMVETGGVGMVETGGVMVSGSHHHHHHQLHHHSDNVQQPESPSASEEENTCVPDSPSCSSSCSSSASPSTSLNCSPPSSPTSTSFSSSRQDKRKRGNSLSFPSSGSHSSSSSAKKSRREREQENERKVQELTDQNERLKAEIDRLGEEVQRTRRALIERLVNTRK, from the exons ATGACTGCCGAGTGGCTTCACCTGCCCCCTCCGTACCCCCCAGGTGTGGGACCGCTGTGTGGTGCAGAGTTGGAGGCGTGGTATGAGGACCTGCAGGATATACTGGGATCAGACGGAGGCGGGGCCAAACTGGCGCGTGCCCCTCCCTGCTCTGAG AAGGAGCCGGAGTTCCTAGATGTTCTGGAGAGCTGTTCCCTGACATGGCTGACAGACGGGGTGGGTGTCGGGGGCGAGGTGTGGGACGGAGGTGAGGGGGTCCAGAGGGTCACGATCCCAGAGGAGCCTcctacccatccaccccaccACACCTCCTCCAACACCTCCCATCCGAGTCCAGCTGAGGAAAGGGCGGAGAGGcaaggggacagggagggagggagggatggagaaagaggtggCTTGTTGCCCCCAGAGTTCTTTGAGTTGCTGAACGAGGGAGGGGTGGGCATGGTGGAGACCGGAGGGGTGggcatggtggagacaggaggggtcatgGTGAGCGGtagccaccaccaccatcatcatcagctTCATCATCACTCCGACAATGTCCAACAACCTGAGTCTCCCTCCGCCAGCGAGGAGGAAAACACCTGTGTCCCCGactctccctcctgctcttcctcctgctcttcctccgCCTCTCCGTCTACCTCTCTCAActgctctcctccttcctctcctactAGCACCTCGTTCTCCTCGTCTCGGCAGGACAAACGCAAGAGGGGCAACTCTCtgtccttcccttcctctggctcacactcatcctcctcttctgcaaagaagagcaggagagagagggagcaggagaacgAGAGGAAGGTGCAGGAGCTGACAGATCAGAACGAGAGGTTGAAAGCGGAGatagacagactgggagaggaggTGCAGAGGACACGCCGAGCCCTGATAGAGAGACTAGTTAACACCAGGaagtga
- the LOC112236784 gene encoding SKI family transcriptional corepressor 2 isoform X2, with the protein MTAEWLHLPPPYPPGVGPLCGAELEAWYEDLQDILGSDGGGAKLARAPPCSEEPEFLDVLESCSLTWLTDGVGVGGEVWDGGEGVQRVTIPEEPPTHPPHHTSSNTSHPSPAEERAERQGDREGGRDGERGGLLPPEFFELLNEGGVGMVETGGVGMVETGGVMVSGSHHHHHHQLHHHSDNVQQPESPSASEEENTCVPDSPSCSSSCSSSASPSTSLNCSPPSSPTSTSFSSSRQDKRKRGNSLSFPSSGSHSSSSSAKKSRREREQENERKVQELTDQNERLKAEIDRLGEEVQRTRRALIERLVNTRK; encoded by the exons ATGACTGCCGAGTGGCTTCACCTGCCCCCTCCGTACCCCCCAGGTGTGGGACCGCTGTGTGGTGCAGAGTTGGAGGCGTGGTATGAGGACCTGCAGGATATACTGGGATCAGACGGAGGCGGGGCCAAACTGGCGCGTGCCCCTCCCTGCTCTGAG GAGCCGGAGTTCCTAGATGTTCTGGAGAGCTGTTCCCTGACATGGCTGACAGACGGGGTGGGTGTCGGGGGCGAGGTGTGGGACGGAGGTGAGGGGGTCCAGAGGGTCACGATCCCAGAGGAGCCTcctacccatccaccccaccACACCTCCTCCAACACCTCCCATCCGAGTCCAGCTGAGGAAAGGGCGGAGAGGcaaggggacagggagggagggagggatggagaaagaggtggCTTGTTGCCCCCAGAGTTCTTTGAGTTGCTGAACGAGGGAGGGGTGGGCATGGTGGAGACCGGAGGGGTGggcatggtggagacaggaggggtcatgGTGAGCGGtagccaccaccaccatcatcatcagctTCATCATCACTCCGACAATGTCCAACAACCTGAGTCTCCCTCCGCCAGCGAGGAGGAAAACACCTGTGTCCCCGactctccctcctgctcttcctcctgctcttcctccgCCTCTCCGTCTACCTCTCTCAActgctctcctccttcctctcctactAGCACCTCGTTCTCCTCGTCTCGGCAGGACAAACGCAAGAGGGGCAACTCTCtgtccttcccttcctctggctcacactcatcctcctcttctgcaaagaagagcaggagagagagggagcaggagaacgAGAGGAAGGTGCAGGAGCTGACAGATCAGAACGAGAGGTTGAAAGCGGAGatagacagactgggagaggaggTGCAGAGGACACGCCGAGCCCTGATAGAGAGACTAGTTAACACCAGGaagtga